Part of the Gloeothece verrucosa PCC 7822 genome is shown below.
TAAAGGGAGGTGTATCCGAGTGACAAAACTGGTGTCCTCTTTTCGACCCGATGATTTTTTTACAGCACAGCAACAAATCCGATTACAGGAACAAAAAGTGCAGTTTCATGAAGCCGTTGAAAGGAGCGAAGCCCTTTCTTTTATTCAACAGCAAGAATTGGAAAATTTAGTAGAAGCTGAGGCGCGAGGCGGCTATTTCTCGTTCTGCTAAAATTCTGTTCTTATTATAGGCAGCCTCAAAAATCTAAAAATCGAACTAACCCATCTCAAGAAATAACAATGGCAGAACTTACCATTCAAATTTCCGACGAACTAGCCAGCCGCTTAGAACCTCTGCGAGAGCGTCTTCCCCAATTGTTAGCACAACTGCTTGAAACCACAGACCGGGGCGCAGAAGTCCCAATTACAGACACAAGCTCTGTCTATGTGTAGCGGACTGCAAACATAAACGCTCCGACCTGCAAACAAAGAGCTTTCGGGACAGAATTATTTGCAAATAGAAAGATAACTTGAGCCAGAATTAAGTGCAACTGAGACAGAATTATTTGCAACCAGACAGCAAACATAAACTTGGGACAGAATTATTTGCAACTAGCAGTAAAGAAAATCTTCCTTTTCTTTCCCCTCAAAGCTTGTGTTTTAGCTAACCTAAATTCAAGCTTCTGTGGTTAAAAAACTCAGTAAATTAATCAAAGTTAGGAGATCATGGTAGTTGACGAGTTTCTTAACGCACTTAGTCGATCAATATGTTTATTGGCTATGCCCGTGTCTCGACGGATGACCAAAACCTAAATCTTCAAAGAGATGCTCTTTTAAGTGCAGGCTGTACCAAAATCTATGAAGATCGTTTAAGCGGAGTCAAGGTGGCAAGACCTGGCTTACAACAAGCCCTCTCGGTAGCCCGATCTGGGGATGTTTTAGTAATCTGGCGTTTAGATCGTTTGGGACGATCATTAAAAGACTTGATCCAAACAATGGAAACCCTAGAAGAACGAGGGATCGAGTTACACAGTCTAAGCGAATCAATTACTACAACCACTTCAGGGGGACGTTTGATCTTTCATCTGTTTGGGGCATTGGCAGAATTCGAGCGTAATCTCATCAAAGAGCGCACGAGTGCCGGCTTAAAAGCAGCCAGAGCTAGAGGGCGTAAAGGAGGCAGACCAAAAGCCCTAGAACCCAATAAACGGAAATTGGCGGTCAAACTTTATAAAGAAGGACAACATACCATTTCTGAGATTTGTCAGATGATGGGCATTTCTAAACCCACTCTCTACAGTTACGTAGCGGAGGCATCCCTAACCTAAGTGAAGCGTAAACAAATACCCCCTGAAGCTTTAGTCGTTTTAAAACAGCGTTTGGAGATGCTGCCACCTCGTTGTCACGAACGGCGGGTATTAATGGAGGAAACAGCCACTCTATACGGCATTTCAATCGACACTTTATACCGAGCATTACGTTTGTTATCTCGACCGAAGTCGGCACATCGGGCAGACCGAGGGAAACCCAGAAAACTTTCAACCCCAGAAATGGAGCATTATTGTGAGGTAATAGCAGCGTTTAAAATTCGTACCTCAAACAAAAAAGGCCGACATTTGTCGACAGCACGAGCAATCGAGTTACTTGAAGAATATGGACTCTTAACGCCTCAAGGATTTGTTCAACCCCCAAAAGGTCTATTAAATAAAAGCACTGTCAATTATTATTTAAAAGCATGGGGATATGAGCATCAGTATCTAATTCAACAGCCCCCCTGTGTTAGATTTCAAGCCGAATATAGTAACGATTGCTGGCAATTTGACCTGAGTCCCTCAGATTTAAAACACATTTCTCATCCATCATGGGTTGAGCCAGGTAGAGGAAATCCTCAGTTAATGATTTACAGTATTGTTGATGATCGTAGTGGAGTTTGTTATCAGGAATATCGCTGTGTCTATGGTGAAGATGTAGAAGCGGCTTTACGCTTTTTATTTAATGCTATGAGTGCTAAAGGAATCGAAGAATTTCCCTTTCAAGGCATTCCACAAATGCTCTACATGGATAATGGTCCAATCGCCAAAAGTCGAATTTTTCAAAATGTTATGGAGTGCTTAGGAATCTCTGTAAAAACTCATGTTCCCAATGGCAAAGATGGAAGGCGAATGACGGCTAGGGCAAAAGGAAAGGTAGAAAGACCTTTTCGTACCGTCAAAGAAGCTCACGAAACGCTCTATCATTTTCATCAACCGGAAACTGAGACTGAAGCTAATCAATGGTTAATAAAATATTTGTTACATTACAACAACCAGTTACATCGGGAAGGAAATCTTTCACGATTAGAAGACTGGATGCGCCATTTACCCGCTACAGGAATCCGTCAAATGTGTAGCTGGGAACGATTTTGTACTTTTGCTCGTGAACCCGAACGTCGAAAAGTCGATGGGTCGGCTAGAGTTTCAGTCGATGGAGTAGCTTATGAAGTCGAACCGTCCTTGGCGGGAGAAACCGTAACTTTGTGGTGGGGTTTATTTGATAATGAATTATATGTCGAAAAAGATGAACAACGTTTTGGTCCATTTCATCCTATTGATGGGCCAATCCCCTTACATCGTTACCGTAAATTTAAAACAAGTAAGCGTCAAGAACGAACTGAACGGATTGAAGCGTTAGCCAAGCAAATTGAGTTGCCTTTAGAAGCATTAAAAAAACATAGTTCCCTGACTCTAGTCAACTTTGAATCACCATTACCAACTTTAATTCCTTTTCAAGATCCAGACCCTTTTCAAGAATTTACTTACCCGACAATTTTGAGTGCCAAACGAGCAATTGCTGACTATTTAGGGCAACCTTTGGCTAAACTAGGAGATGAGCAAAAAGCTTTTATTGAAGGGCTTTTAGAGAAGACTTTGAACAAAAAGCAGATCACTGAGCAGGTACGGGCTTACTTTTATCCTCATCAAAAAGGAGAACCTCATGCTCATTGAAGTGATGGAACACTATAGCTTAGTACGAGAATTCCGTCGCGCTGGTTATTATGAAACAGTCCATCAACAACAGCTTTTTAAAGAGATTAAAGCGGCAATCGCTTCGGGGCGGTTGGTAGCACTGACAGGTGTCGTGGGTTGTGGCAAAACTGTTACTTTACGTAGATTACAAGCCGCATTGATTAAAGAAGGGAAAATTCTGGTTTCTAAATCTCTCTCAGTAGACAAAAATCGAGCGACTTTGACAACTTTAATTTCGGCTCTTTTTTACGATCTTAGTGCCGATAAAACTGTTAAAATTCCTTCTCAAGGAGAAAAAAGAGAACGAGAACTCCGAGAATTAATCCGTAAAGGCAAAAAACCGGTAGCTTTATTTGTCGATGAAGCCCATGATTTACATAGTAAAACTTTAACGGGACTGAAACGTTTAATTGAAGTCGTCGAAGATGGGGGAGGCATTCTCTCAGTAGTATTAGCTGGACATCCGAAGTTAAAAAATGATTTACGTCGTCCAACAATGGAAGAAATTGGCTATCGAGCGGCGGTTTTTTCTTTGGATGGTTTAATAGGCTCTCAACGGGAATATATCGAATGGTTAGTCAAAGTTTGTACACCAGAAAAAACACAATTACAAGATATTTTACTTCCAGAGGCGATTGATTTATTAGCATCTCGACTAAGAACTCCTCTACAAATCGAGCAGCATTTATCATTAGCTTTTGAGGAAGCTTATCAAATGGGAGAAAAAACCGTTTCTGTTGATATTATCGAGTCAGTTCTTTCAAAACAAATTGATGATTTAGAACCGACATTAACTCGACATGGTTACAACGTAAAAAGCTTGGCAGAACAGTTTAATACTAAGCCGGCTGAAATTCGTTCTTTATTCGGTGGACAACTTGATGCAGTGCGGGCACAGGAGTTACGCGAACAAATGTTAGCAGCCGGTTTACCCATTTAATTAATGACCGAGCGACGGGCACTTCCGTTACAGCAGTAGTTACTGTAGTAGCGACTTGGGCAAGATCTGAAGGCGGCCAATTTTTAGTTGTATTTAATTCTGGCTCAGATTTATGTTTGCTGTCTGGTTGCAGTTAATCTTGTCTCAGTTGCAGTTAATTCTGTCCCAACTCACTTTTTCAGTTGCAAATAATTCTGGCTCAGAAGACTCTTGTTTGCAGGTCGGAGCGTTTATGTTTGCAGTCCGCTACATCTATGCTGAAGTTTTGGACTTTCTTCTTCATAGTCCTACCAAAAATGAAATTATCGCCTTTAAAGTTTCCCCACAAGCTCAAGAACGTTTAAGAACATTACTGGAAAAAAACCGAGAATCTGCACTTACCCCCTTAGAAACGGCGGAGTTAGATACATATCAACAGCTAGAACATTTGATGATATTACTCAAAGCACACGCAGTCAACGCCATCAACTAAATGTCTTCAAATGAGTGCAGAACTCCGCTCTTTTGTGATTGAACGTGCCCAAGGTCAATGTGAATACTGCCTGATTCATCAAGATTTTTCCATCTATAGCCATGAAGTTGACCATATTATTGCCATTAAACATGGCGGTCAAACTACGCCCCTTAATCTTTGCCTCTCCTGCTTGTCTTGTAACCGTCACAAAGGCTCCGATTTGGCCACAATAGATCTCAACACTGGTGAAATTATTCCCTTATTTAACCCCCGTCGCCAAAAATGGACAGAACATTTCACTCTCAATAATCCCTATATTGACGGGCTTACTCCAATTGGCATTGCCACAGCGCGGTTATTAAAGTTCAACGCGCCCAACCGGCTCATTGAACGGCAAATTTTGCGCTTCGCAAGGACACTATCGTCTTTGATTTTATCTCATAAATTTTTTTTCCAATAACGTTATTGGAAACTTTAATCGGTTGCTGACTTTTTTCAGAACGCCCCTTTATTTTTCGTTCTCACGCGCTGGTAGAAATCCTCCATCACCTCAATAAAAGAAGTGTCTTTTTTCCAAAACGGCGGAAACTCACCTCCTTTTTTGACGACAATGGCGCTCACGCCTCCAGTGCTTGCTGAAGGGACGGTTTGGGGTAAGCGCTTTTCACCATGCCAAAAGTCTTTTGGTGAACATGGTAATGATGCCTTTACTTTTCTTGGTTGGGTATAGTAAGAATCTACAGCTTCAAGCTCAATTTCTTGTTCATTCATCGCATCGGAGAGAATTTTTCCTAGAGGAGTTTTTGCGAGTTCCTGTTGCAGTTGGGAGCGTGAAATTCCTCTCAGTTCAAATAGTAAAAAAGGATCTTGGTCTAATTCGGATGCTACTAAATAATAGACTCCGGCGATATGTTTACAGGGATTTTCCCAATCGGGACAAGAACAATTAGTTTTAAAGTCTTTACTACTGTAGGGAAGTAAATGCAGCTTATATTTAGAAAATGCTTCTTCAATGTTATCAGGGACTTCATTCATGAGCAGCTTAGAAACCCAGCTTGCCTTTGAGCCGATATAGCTCAGGGCTTTTGACCAATCCGTTGCAGAAATCGGCTTAATTTCAATGTTTATATTGTATAAAGGTTCTTTATAAACGCCGAAATAGGGATTGATTGACCCCCTCACTAAGGCTGTAATTTTCCCGTTTTCAA
Proteins encoded:
- a CDS encoding recombinase family protein; amino-acid sequence: MFIGYARVSTDDQNLNLQRDALLSAGCTKIYEDRLSGVKVARPGLQQALSVARSGDVLVIWRLDRLGRSLKDLIQTMETLEERGIELHSLSESITTTTSGGRLIFHLFGALAEFERNLIKERTSAGLKAARARGRKGGRPKALEPNKRKLAVKLYKEGQHTISEICQMMGISKPTLYSYVAEASLT
- a CDS encoding DDE-type integrase/transposase/recombinase, with amino-acid sequence MPPEALVVLKQRLEMLPPRCHERRVLMEETATLYGISIDTLYRALRLLSRPKSAHRADRGKPRKLSTPEMEHYCEVIAAFKIRTSNKKGRHLSTARAIELLEEYGLLTPQGFVQPPKGLLNKSTVNYYLKAWGYEHQYLIQQPPCVRFQAEYSNDCWQFDLSPSDLKHISHPSWVEPGRGNPQLMIYSIVDDRSGVCYQEYRCVYGEDVEAALRFLFNAMSAKGIEEFPFQGIPQMLYMDNGPIAKSRIFQNVMECLGISVKTHVPNGKDGRRMTARAKGKVERPFRTVKEAHETLYHFHQPETETEANQWLIKYLLHYNNQLHREGNLSRLEDWMRHLPATGIRQMCSWERFCTFAREPERRKVDGSARVSVDGVAYEVEPSLAGETVTLWWGLFDNELYVEKDEQRFGPFHPIDGPIPLHRYRKFKTSKRQERTERIEALAKQIELPLEALKKHSSLTLVNFESPLPTLIPFQDPDPFQEFTYPTILSAKRAIADYLGQPLAKLGDEQKAFIEGLLEKTLNKKQITEQVRAYFYPHQKGEPHAH
- a CDS encoding ExeA family protein, which produces MLIEVMEHYSLVREFRRAGYYETVHQQQLFKEIKAAIASGRLVALTGVVGCGKTVTLRRLQAALIKEGKILVSKSLSVDKNRATLTTLISALFYDLSADKTVKIPSQGEKRERELRELIRKGKKPVALFVDEAHDLHSKTLTGLKRLIEVVEDGGGILSVVLAGHPKLKNDLRRPTMEEIGYRAAVFSLDGLIGSQREYIEWLVKVCTPEKTQLQDILLPEAIDLLASRLRTPLQIEQHLSLAFEEAYQMGEKTVSVDIIESVLSKQIDDLEPTLTRHGYNVKSLAEQFNTKPAEIRSLFGGQLDAVRAQELREQMLAAGLPI
- a CDS encoding HNH endonuclease, encoding MSAELRSFVIERAQGQCEYCLIHQDFSIYSHEVDHIIAIKHGGQTTPLNLCLSCLSCNRHKGSDLATIDLNTGEIIPLFNPRRQKWTEHFTLNNPYIDGLTPIGIATARLLKFNAPNRLIERQILRFARTLSSLILSHKFFFQ
- a CDS encoding SWIM zinc finger family protein, with the translated sequence MGRGRSYARNGKIKEYYIENGKITALVRGSINPYFGVYKEPLYNINIEIKPISATDWSKALSYIGSKASWVSKLLMNEVPDNIEEAFSKYKLHLLPYSSKDFKTNCSCPDWENPCKHIAGVYYLVASELDQDPFLLFELRGISRSQLQQELAKTPLGKILSDAMNEQEIELEAVDSYYTQPRKVKASLPCSPKDFWHGEKRLPQTVPSASTGGVSAIVVKKGGEFPPFWKKDTSFIEVMEDFYQRVRTKNKGAF